The following proteins are co-located in the Maridesulfovibrio ferrireducens genome:
- a CDS encoding M48 family metallopeptidase — translation MKDEIKLGGEFNKMIHERMPIVLDPQITEYVSNLVARIAHEMPPQPFPITSAVINNNAMNAFAVPGGYIYIFTGLILNLKHESELAAVIGHELAHVSLRHVARRMEKMKLVNIASMLGTLAGMMLGISGGDNAASIGQAVAMGSIAGAQTAYLSYTQQNEREADHLGMNYLVASGFNPASMVDSFKLMKQRQWYVSNNNIPSYLSTHPGLDDRIDYLKQRFVRMPPAFFSRVSDDVDFHKIQTLIRARRTDPKIALAHYNNIPEADRNCLDQLGLGIILSRMEQNKKAEKAFIKANKDCPNDSLILREMGRFYFTTGKMDKASPLLRQAYLQAPNDALTLFFIARIQAERKDYVQAIPTMRRVAEMVPRDQEIHYHLGRMLGESGNYFGAHKQLAYAALYGRNMKQALFHLKKAEGLAKTKAQKAQLATLQKRVNPVAEN, via the coding sequence GTGAAAGATGAAATTAAACTCGGCGGCGAGTTTAATAAAATGATTCACGAAAGAATGCCCATAGTTCTTGACCCCCAAATAACTGAATACGTTAGTAATCTAGTAGCCAGAATTGCCCACGAAATGCCACCTCAGCCTTTTCCTATAACCTCGGCAGTCATCAATAATAACGCTATGAATGCTTTTGCTGTTCCCGGCGGTTATATTTATATTTTCACGGGCTTAATTCTCAATCTTAAACATGAGTCTGAACTGGCCGCAGTTATAGGTCATGAGCTTGCTCACGTTTCTCTCAGACACGTTGCGAGACGCATGGAAAAAATGAAACTGGTTAATATTGCCAGTATGTTGGGAACACTTGCCGGAATGATGCTGGGCATATCAGGCGGAGACAACGCCGCCTCTATCGGGCAGGCAGTGGCGATGGGTTCTATAGCAGGCGCACAAACTGCCTACCTGAGTTACACGCAACAAAATGAAAGAGAAGCTGACCATCTCGGTATGAACTATCTTGTCGCATCCGGCTTTAATCCCGCCAGCATGGTGGATAGTTTTAAGCTTATGAAACAACGTCAGTGGTATGTGAGCAACAACAATATTCCTTCATACCTCTCCACTCATCCCGGTCTTGATGATCGTATTGACTACCTTAAACAACGTTTTGTCAGAATGCCTCCCGCTTTTTTTTCCCGAGTCAGCGACGATGTTGATTTTCATAAGATTCAGACACTGATAAGAGCTAGAAGAACAGACCCTAAAATAGCTCTGGCACACTACAATAATATTCCCGAGGCGGACCGAAACTGCCTTGATCAATTAGGGCTTGGAATAATTCTTTCTCGTATGGAACAGAATAAAAAAGCCGAAAAAGCCTTTATTAAAGCTAACAAAGATTGCCCGAACGACTCTCTGATCCTGCGTGAAATGGGCCGCTTTTACTTCACTACGGGTAAAATGGACAAAGCCTCTCCACTGCTCAGACAAGCGTATTTACAAGCACCGAATGATGCTCTGACGTTATTTTTCATCGCGAGAATTCAGGCGGAACGAAAAGATTATGTGCAGGCAATACCAACAATGCGTAGAGTGGCTGAAATGGTTCCCCGGGATCAGGAAATACACTACCATCTCGGACGGATGCTCGGAGAATCCGGTAATTACTTCGGAGCTCACAAACAGCTTGCTTACGCCGCATTATATGGAAGGAATATGAAACAAGCCTTGTTTCATTTAAAAAAAGCTGAAGGACTCGCTAAAACAAAAGCGCAAAAAGCACAGCTTGCAACACTGCAAAAAAGAGTTAACCCTGTCGCCGAAAACTGA
- a CDS encoding CarD family transcriptional regulator → MFELSQLVVYPSQGVGKVERIESQEISGSTAEFYIVRILSNNVTLMVPVFNAHNVGLRPVCSNQEGLGIYECLKDRSDFTGYTGQNWNRRYREYSEKLKSGDLQDVAYVLKELFLIGRDKELSFGERRLLEQAMGLVSMELSFALDLPQDKVKEEINALFSDVLEKPEDKEKDDKKDKEKDKEES, encoded by the coding sequence GTGTTCGAGTTAAGCCAGCTTGTAGTCTACCCCTCACAGGGAGTAGGCAAAGTAGAACGTATAGAAAGTCAGGAAATCAGTGGATCAACTGCCGAGTTCTACATTGTCCGCATCCTAAGCAACAATGTAACTCTCATGGTCCCGGTTTTTAATGCTCATAATGTTGGGCTCAGACCTGTCTGCAGTAATCAAGAAGGTCTTGGAATATATGAATGTCTTAAAGACAGATCTGATTTCACAGGTTACACCGGACAGAACTGGAACAGACGCTACAGAGAATACTCTGAAAAGCTCAAAAGCGGAGATCTTCAGGATGTCGCTTATGTTCTTAAAGAATTATTCCTGATCGGTCGCGATAAAGAACTGTCATTCGGAGAACGCAGACTTCTTGAGCAGGCTATGGGACTTGTTTCCATGGAACTGTCTTTTGCACTTGACCTTCCACAGGACAAAGTGAAAGAAGAAATTAATGCACTATTCAGTGATGTGTTGGAAAAACCAGAAGACAAAGAAAAAGACGACAAAAAAGACAAAGAAAAAGATAAAGAAGAATCCTAA
- a CDS encoding tetratricopeptide repeat protein, with protein MNQMSTVDDKNFALPKIRGTFSARIIQEIGTGSTKRKVVQSFLYYGEENDNSEIILRPLNDSHIPSGPEQIISKDELLESFTPEVELYTNSVFPAMKELGKTLAKADRQRQLGNIFTAEMEYNKALNIDENNIRANFGIGLCYLERNEEAKALDIFNRLISLDAAFGKEHKHLFNDFGISLRKNKMFSEAIEFYSRALNFSSDDENLFFNIARSFCELGKIKESREYLEKCLAINPDFTPGKKLSAFLNKK; from the coding sequence ATGAACCAGATGAGTACAGTGGACGATAAAAATTTCGCCTTGCCAAAAATTCGCGGAACTTTTTCCGCAAGAATTATACAAGAAATCGGCACAGGGTCTACAAAACGAAAAGTCGTCCAGTCGTTCCTCTATTATGGTGAAGAAAACGATAACAGCGAGATCATTCTCCGACCGCTGAACGACAGCCATATACCTTCTGGACCTGAACAAATTATAAGCAAAGATGAGCTACTGGAGTCTTTTACTCCTGAAGTAGAACTTTATACCAATTCAGTTTTTCCGGCCATGAAAGAGCTCGGCAAAACGCTTGCCAAAGCTGACCGACAACGGCAACTCGGCAATATTTTCACAGCAGAAATGGAATATAATAAAGCCCTTAATATTGATGAAAATAATATCCGGGCCAATTTCGGAATTGGCTTATGCTACCTTGAACGCAATGAGGAAGCCAAAGCTTTGGATATTTTTAATCGGCTGATATCTCTTGATGCTGCTTTTGGAAAAGAACATAAACATCTCTTTAATGATTTCGGAATTTCTCTCAGAAAAAACAAAATGTTCAGTGAAGCTATAGAGTTTTACTCCAGAGCGCTAAACTTCAGTTCTGATGATGAAAACCTTTTTTTCAATATTGCCCGTTCATTTTGCGAACTCGGTAAGATAAAAGAATCACGTGAATATCTGGAGAAATGCCTTGCCATCAACCCTGACTTTACCCCGGGCAAGAAGCTAAGTGCATTCTTAAATAAAAAATAG
- the rho gene encoding transcription termination factor Rho, whose translation MGQEQKTNNLNLTELKQKNMADLMDLATKFKVENPSGMRKQELIFGLLQGCAAQNGQIYGEGVLEVLPDGFGFLRSPTYSYMPGPDDIYVSPSQIRRFGLRKGDIISGQIRPPKEGERYFALLRVNEIGLEAPEHSRNLVLFDNLTPIYPDSRFNMENGPKNFTSRVIDILAPIGLGQRALLVAPPRTGKTMMLQNIANSINANHPDVDLIVLLIDERPEEVTDMARTVNAEVVSSTFDEPPQRHVQVTEMVLEKAKRLVERKRDVVILLDSITRLGRAYNAVTPSSGRVLSGGLDANAMQRPKRFFGAARNIEEGGSLTIIATALIDTGSRMDEVIFEEFKGTGNMDLYLDRKLAEKRVYPAIDINRSGTRKEELLLPPEVLNKVWILRKLLAPMNSIDSMEFLLDKMKGTKKNEDFFEMMGK comes from the coding sequence ATGGGCCAAGAACAAAAGACAAACAATCTGAATCTGACTGAATTAAAACAAAAGAACATGGCAGATCTTATGGATCTGGCTACTAAGTTCAAAGTTGAAAACCCCAGCGGTATGCGCAAGCAGGAATTGATTTTCGGCCTGCTACAAGGGTGCGCAGCTCAAAACGGACAAATCTACGGTGAAGGAGTTCTTGAAGTCCTCCCCGATGGATTCGGCTTCCTGCGTTCCCCAACGTACAGCTACATGCCCGGACCGGACGACATATACGTTTCTCCCTCTCAAATAAGGAGATTCGGTCTGAGAAAGGGTGACATTATTTCCGGCCAGATTCGTCCTCCCAAAGAGGGCGAAAGATACTTTGCCTTACTTCGAGTTAATGAAATAGGCTTAGAAGCGCCCGAACATTCCCGAAATCTTGTTCTCTTCGACAATCTCACGCCGATTTACCCAGACAGCCGTTTCAACATGGAAAACGGTCCAAAGAATTTCACTTCAAGAGTTATCGACATTCTGGCTCCGATAGGCCTTGGACAGCGTGCTTTGCTTGTTGCTCCTCCCCGCACAGGGAAGACTATGATGCTTCAGAATATCGCAAACTCCATCAATGCCAATCATCCTGATGTAGATCTTATCGTTCTTCTCATAGACGAACGTCCTGAAGAAGTTACCGACATGGCCAGAACTGTAAACGCTGAAGTTGTCAGCTCAACCTTTGATGAACCTCCGCAGCGTCATGTTCAGGTAACTGAAATGGTTCTCGAAAAGGCTAAACGTCTGGTTGAACGCAAAAGGGATGTTGTCATTCTTCTTGACTCAATCACTCGTCTGGGACGAGCCTACAACGCAGTAACTCCTTCTTCCGGCAGAGTTCTCTCCGGTGGCCTTGATGCAAATGCAATGCAACGTCCTAAAAGATTTTTCGGCGCAGCACGCAACATTGAGGAAGGCGGAAGTCTGACAATCATCGCAACAGCCCTGATTGATACAGGCTCGAGAATGGATGAAGTTATCTTTGAAGAATTCAAGGGAACCGGTAACATGGATCTCTATCTTGATCGCAAGCTTGCGGAAAAGAGAGTATACCCTGCCATTGATATCAACCGCTCCGGAACTCGCAAAGAAGAACTTCTCCTTCCACCTGAAGTTCTCAACAAGGTCTGGATTCTCAGAAAACTACTTGCTCCTATGAACTCCATTGACTCCATGGAATTCCTTCTTGATAAAATGAAGGGAACCAAAAAGAATGAAGACTTCTTTGAAATGATGGGAAAATAA
- a CDS encoding bifunctional riboflavin kinase/FAD synthetase, whose amino-acid sequence MIIARSIKEIKKPQNGSCVTIGNFDGVHKGHQKLICSTCRKAKANGLASVVVTFDPHPLRVLVNSKTPPFITLTKQKLELLALHEPDIIIALNFTKEMASLSPEEFIKKYLVDGLSMKEMVVGYDYALGKGRSGNYEVLVGLGRKYGYGIERLDPIIINDAVVSSSRIRDLVSEGNVWDVRALLGRFYQVRGEVVHGMNRGGRLLGFPTANIKLEDELFPKSGVYAIRVEVDGLVRPGVANIGKNPTFGNEALSVEAHIFNFSDDIYGKNIRVHFIQRIRAERKFNNLDELKARITKDTELAKSILSYPESQVRPGLHLTESGTGAC is encoded by the coding sequence ATGATAATCGCCAGATCAATAAAAGAAATTAAAAAGCCTCAAAACGGATCATGTGTAACAATAGGTAATTTTGACGGAGTCCATAAAGGACACCAGAAACTTATCTGCAGCACATGCAGAAAAGCCAAAGCCAACGGCCTGGCGAGCGTTGTTGTAACCTTTGACCCGCACCCGCTCAGGGTATTGGTCAACAGTAAAACTCCGCCCTTCATAACCCTCACCAAACAGAAGCTGGAACTACTTGCTCTGCATGAGCCTGATATTATTATAGCTCTGAATTTTACGAAGGAGATGGCTTCCCTCTCCCCCGAAGAATTCATTAAGAAATATCTGGTTGATGGACTTTCCATGAAAGAAATGGTTGTCGGCTACGACTACGCTTTAGGTAAAGGTCGCTCCGGAAACTATGAAGTGCTGGTTGGACTTGGCCGTAAGTACGGTTACGGAATCGAAAGACTTGATCCTATCATTATAAATGATGCAGTGGTCAGCTCCTCACGAATCAGAGACCTGGTAAGCGAAGGAAACGTCTGGGATGTACGAGCGCTGCTTGGACGCTTCTATCAGGTCCGCGGTGAAGTAGTTCACGGCATGAACCGTGGAGGCCGCCTTCTTGGATTCCCCACAGCAAATATTAAACTCGAAGATGAGCTTTTCCCTAAATCAGGCGTTTACGCCATCAGGGTCGAAGTAGACGGTCTGGTCCGCCCGGGCGTTGCCAACATCGGGAAAAATCCGACCTTCGGCAACGAAGCACTATCTGTTGAAGCTCATATTTTCAATTTTTCCGATGACATCTACGGTAAAAATATCCGGGTCCACTTTATCCAGAGAATCCGTGCTGAACGTAAGTTCAACAACTTGGACGAACTAAAAGCCCGCATTACCAAAGATACAGAACTTGCTAAATCCATTCTCTCGTATCCGGAATCACAAGTCCGCCCGGGGCTGCACCTGACAGAATCAGGAACCGGAGCCTGTTAA
- a CDS encoding chloride channel protein — protein sequence MSPLLNLRVWKEIARSYKNISSFRWLLLGVLVGLLSGILAVAFFAAVEYGKFIFLHQLAGMTLPAPAGEEIFHGPAGQLRPWVIPVCTMTVGLITGWLVNKYIPETISGGTDGTDATIKCFHQGSGLMRPIVPIIKGITSVFTIATGGSAGREGPITQMGAGIGSWIAQKLKLSAKERRILLLAGAAGGLGAIFRAPLGGALTAVEVIYREDFESEAILPSVLSSVVSYSLFTLFYGAEPIFGIPRFVFHDPREMIFYIILAFACTFAGWMYIRTFRFIKYSIFFKIKDRLGLMWATGLGGLMMGLMGMFFPQLLSGGYGWLEMAIMGEIPIMMMIAIILGKTVATSMTIGSGMSGGMFAPALFVGGMTGGIVGQVAGRFYPDIATQPGGYVLVGMAAFFAGVAKAPIGPLIMVCELTQGYGLLAPLMLASALCIVLGRNSSLYEHQVDNKFDSPAHIEDSTINILEQLHVDTHFKPGRVTTLEEGTTLKALRDIIANTNELYFPVKNDEGTITGILTIQNVRNHLFNQDLFDLILAKDLATKPATLKEDDDLYTALLKFVDTDYGQIPVVSEDDPNNIIGLINRENVFRAYAKAIKELHED from the coding sequence ATGAGCCCCCTTCTCAACCTGCGTGTTTGGAAAGAAATTGCGCGATCATACAAAAATATCAGCTCATTCAGATGGCTTTTACTCGGTGTGCTGGTCGGATTACTTTCAGGTATTTTAGCTGTCGCTTTCTTTGCAGCCGTTGAATACGGAAAATTTATATTTTTACACCAACTGGCGGGTATGACCTTACCGGCCCCTGCTGGTGAAGAAATTTTCCACGGCCCTGCCGGTCAACTACGCCCATGGGTCATTCCTGTCTGCACAATGACAGTAGGATTAATCACAGGATGGCTGGTCAACAAGTATATCCCTGAAACAATCTCCGGCGGTACAGACGGTACTGACGCGACCATCAAATGCTTCCATCAGGGAAGCGGATTAATGCGTCCTATCGTTCCCATAATCAAAGGAATCACTTCGGTTTTCACAATTGCAACCGGTGGTAGTGCCGGACGCGAAGGACCTATCACCCAAATGGGTGCCGGTATCGGTTCATGGATCGCGCAAAAACTTAAACTCTCTGCCAAAGAACGCAGAATTCTACTGCTTGCAGGTGCTGCCGGAGGACTCGGAGCAATATTCCGCGCCCCCCTCGGAGGCGCATTAACCGCCGTAGAAGTTATATACCGCGAAGATTTTGAATCAGAAGCAATCCTGCCTTCCGTTCTTTCCTCTGTTGTTTCTTATTCGCTTTTCACTCTATTTTACGGTGCAGAACCTATTTTCGGAATTCCAAGATTTGTTTTTCATGACCCTCGTGAAATGATCTTCTATATAATTCTGGCTTTCGCGTGTACCTTTGCAGGCTGGATGTACATCCGCACATTCCGTTTCATTAAGTACTCAATTTTCTTTAAGATAAAAGACCGTCTCGGTCTCATGTGGGCAACAGGACTAGGCGGACTGATGATGGGACTGATGGGAATGTTTTTCCCGCAGCTTCTCTCAGGCGGTTACGGCTGGCTGGAAATGGCGATCATGGGGGAAATTCCCATTATGATGATGATCGCAATTATTCTGGGTAAAACAGTTGCAACATCCATGACCATCGGTTCAGGAATGAGCGGTGGCATGTTTGCCCCCGCACTCTTTGTAGGCGGCATGACAGGCGGGATTGTCGGACAGGTTGCCGGAAGATTTTATCCTGATATTGCCACACAGCCCGGTGGATATGTACTTGTAGGCATGGCGGCTTTTTTCGCAGGAGTAGCAAAGGCTCCAATCGGGCCGCTCATCATGGTCTGCGAGCTTACACAGGGTTACGGATTGCTCGCACCATTGATGCTGGCTTCTGCCCTCTGCATAGTACTGGGGCGCAATTCATCACTGTATGAGCATCAGGTTGATAACAAATTTGACTCCCCCGCTCATATTGAAGATTCAACGATTAATATCCTTGAACAGCTTCACGTTGATACCCACTTCAAACCGGGCAGAGTTACCACCCTTGAAGAGGGTACAACTCTGAAAGCTTTGAGAGACATTATCGCGAACACCAATGAATTGTACTTTCCTGTCAAAAATGACGAAGGCACAATTACAGGTATTCTGACCATTCAAAACGTCAGAAATCACCTCTTCAATCAGGATCTCTTCGACCTTATCCTTGCCAAGGATTTAGCAACAAAGCCTGCAACACTGAAAGAGGATGACGATTTATATACTGCGCTGTTGAAGTTTGTTGATACAGATTACGGACAAATTCCGGTTGTATCGGAAGATGACCCGAATAATATTATAGGTCTCATCAATCGTGAGAATGTATTTAGAGCTTACGCAAAGGCAATTAAAGAACTCCACGAAGATTAG
- a CDS encoding 50S ribosomal protein L25, with amino-acid sequence MSEKETFVAVKREKTGTSANRQLRNTGMIPAVFYSQEGDNMVLAVNEIDFTKMYRKIGTTSLFNLEIDGKKHDTLIWKAQMDPVRPRINHVDFLGVAADKPLKIKVPVSMEGLAPGVKLGGCMTTYRDNLEVACTAANIPAKIVINIDGMNVNDTVFVSDVKLEDGASINFTNDFALVRCVAGRKVVDEDGTAEEGAPKK; translated from the coding sequence ATGTCTGAAAAAGAAACTTTCGTAGCTGTAAAGCGCGAGAAAACTGGAACAAGTGCGAACCGTCAGCTCCGTAACACCGGAATGATTCCTGCAGTATTCTACTCTCAGGAAGGCGACAATATGGTTCTCGCTGTTAATGAAATTGATTTCACAAAGATGTACCGTAAAATCGGCACAACTAGTCTTTTCAATCTCGAAATAGACGGCAAAAAGCACGACACACTGATTTGGAAAGCACAGATGGACCCAGTTCGTCCTCGTATCAACCACGTTGACTTCCTCGGTGTGGCTGCTGACAAACCTTTGAAAATCAAAGTTCCTGTCAGCATGGAAGGACTTGCTCCGGGTGTAAAACTCGGTGGTTGCATGACTACGTATCGTGACAATCTTGAAGTCGCATGCACAGCTGCCAACATCCCTGCTAAGATTGTTATAAACATCGACGGCATGAATGTTAATGATACTGTTTTCGTTAGTGATGTTAAACTTGAAGATGGAGCATCCATCAACTTTACCAACGACTTCGCTCTTGTTCGTTGCGTAGCCGGCAGAAAAGTTGTCGATGAAGACGGAACTGCTGAAGAAGGCGCACCTAAAAAATAG
- the hslU gene encoding ATP-dependent protease ATPase subunit HslU produces MSNLTPREIVSELDKFIIGQADAKRMVAIAMRNRWRRQQLPAELRDEVSPKNIIMMGPTGVGKTEIARRLAKLSGCPFFKVEATKFTEVGYVGRDVESMVRDLMEIGITLVRKEELEKVKVKAEKNAEDCLLDILLPSSKPQNSSMGFFNNSNEAIPLAEENPSEDKSSTRDKFRKMWRDGKLDDREVEIEVTVQGGTGVEIMSVPGMEDMGMQVNDMIGKMFPNKKKTRKVNIREAYELLIQEESDKLIDMDNVTEIARERVEQTGILFLDEIDKIAGRHETGGSTDVSREGVQRDLLPIVEGCVVNTKYGMVKTDHILFISAGAFHFSKPSDLIPELQGRFPLRVELSALGKDEFYRILTEPQNALTVQYKALLETEKVTIDYSKEALEEVAATAQKINEDTENIGARRLYTIMEKILAELSFEAPDRSGDTILIDKDYVKDKLKDVIEDRDLSRYIL; encoded by the coding sequence ATGAGTAATCTTACACCTAGAGAAATCGTATCGGAGCTGGACAAATTCATCATCGGTCAGGCGGACGCAAAGCGCATGGTCGCCATTGCAATGCGTAACCGCTGGCGCAGACAGCAGCTTCCCGCAGAACTGCGTGATGAAGTTTCCCCAAAAAATATTATCATGATGGGCCCTACCGGAGTTGGTAAAACCGAAATTGCACGCAGACTTGCAAAGCTTTCCGGTTGTCCCTTCTTTAAAGTGGAAGCCACAAAATTTACCGAAGTGGGATATGTAGGCCGTGATGTTGAATCAATGGTCCGTGACCTCATGGAAATCGGCATAACTCTTGTCCGCAAAGAAGAACTTGAAAAAGTCAAAGTCAAAGCTGAAAAGAATGCTGAAGACTGCCTTTTAGACATCCTTCTTCCTTCATCCAAACCTCAGAACTCCAGCATGGGTTTCTTTAACAATTCCAACGAAGCAATCCCCCTAGCCGAAGAAAATCCTTCTGAGGATAAAAGCTCCACACGCGACAAATTCCGCAAAATGTGGCGTGACGGCAAACTTGATGATCGCGAAGTTGAAATAGAAGTTACCGTTCAAGGCGGAACCGGCGTTGAAATCATGTCTGTGCCCGGCATGGAAGACATGGGAATGCAGGTCAACGACATGATCGGCAAAATGTTTCCCAACAAGAAAAAAACACGCAAAGTCAATATTCGCGAAGCATACGAACTTCTTATTCAGGAAGAATCAGACAAACTTATCGACATGGATAATGTTACCGAAATTGCCCGTGAACGTGTTGAACAAACAGGTATCCTCTTTCTTGATGAAATCGATAAAATTGCAGGACGCCACGAAACAGGCGGTTCCACTGACGTTTCCCGTGAAGGCGTTCAGCGCGACCTGCTTCCAATCGTTGAAGGATGCGTGGTTAACACCAAATACGGCATGGTTAAAACGGATCACATCCTTTTCATCTCAGCCGGAGCATTCCATTTCTCAAAGCCTTCCGATCTGATTCCGGAACTGCAAGGCCGTTTCCCGCTACGGGTAGAACTTTCTGCCCTCGGGAAAGATGAATTTTATAGAATTCTCACAGAGCCTCAAAATGCGCTCACAGTTCAGTATAAAGCTTTGCTTGAAACAGAAAAGGTCACCATTGATTACAGTAAAGAGGCTCTTGAAGAAGTTGCTGCTACCGCTCAAAAAATCAATGAAGACACCGAGAACATCGGTGCCAGAAGGCTTTACACAATTATGGAAAAGATTCTCGCAGAGCTGTCATTTGAGGCTCCGGACAGATCCGGTGACACCATACTGATAGACAAAGACTACGTTAAAGATAAACTGAAAGATGTAATTGAAGACAGAGATCTCTCCCGTTACATTTTGTAG
- the pth gene encoding aminoacyl-tRNA hydrolase codes for MEYKALIAGLGNPGLEYAMTRHNVGFMAVDALAEMAASRKSMRFKNLGSSGNYELFSVNIAGNNILVTKPLTYMNLSGNAVASICGKFSISIKDVIVIHDELDLPQGKMKFKRGGGNNGHRGLQSIQDVMKSPDFLRIRIGVGRPEFSSQVKDYVLEQFSQKELKLVHQMTDAVIKGLDLFFRRGQGPATQFMHTFEPDES; via the coding sequence ATGGAATACAAAGCACTTATCGCAGGGCTTGGAAATCCAGGACTTGAATATGCCATGACCAGGCACAATGTTGGCTTTATGGCTGTTGATGCTCTGGCGGAAATGGCTGCATCCCGAAAAAGTATGCGTTTCAAAAATCTCGGTTCTTCGGGAAACTATGAACTTTTCAGCGTAAATATCGCAGGCAATAATATCCTTGTGACTAAGCCGTTGACATATATGAATCTCAGCGGAAATGCAGTTGCATCCATTTGCGGTAAATTTTCAATATCTATAAAAGATGTGATTGTTATTCATGACGAACTTGATCTTCCGCAAGGAAAAATGAAGTTTAAACGTGGTGGTGGAAATAACGGTCATAGAGGGTTGCAGTCCATTCAGGATGTAATGAAATCTCCCGACTTTCTTAGAATAAGAATAGGAGTCGGACGTCCTGAATTTTCATCACAGGTCAAAGACTACGTGCTTGAGCAGTTCAGCCAGAAAGAACTGAAACTTGTTCACCAGATGACCGATGCAGTAATCAAAGGGCTGGACTTGTTTTTCAGACGAGGTCAAGGACCTGCTACACAATTCATGCACACATTTGAGCCGGATGAAAGCTGA
- the hslV gene encoding ATP-dependent protease subunit HslV: protein MELRGTTILAVKDDKGSAMAGDGQVTLGQAIVMKHSAIKVRTLYNDKVLAGFAGATADAFTLFERFEKKLEAHAGNLVRSAVELATDWRKDKYLRKLEAMILVADADHILIISGNGDVIEPDDGLAAIGSGGPYALSAARALSRHTDLSAVEIAEKAMEVASEICVYTNDHFVIKTLEK, encoded by the coding sequence ATGGAACTCAGAGGAACGACCATTCTGGCCGTTAAAGATGATAAAGGTTCAGCCATGGCCGGTGACGGTCAGGTAACTTTGGGCCAGGCCATTGTGATGAAACATTCCGCAATCAAAGTCAGAACCTTGTATAATGATAAAGTTCTTGCAGGATTCGCAGGCGCAACTGCTGATGCTTTCACCCTGTTTGAAAGATTTGAAAAAAAACTCGAAGCTCACGCGGGTAATCTTGTCCGCAGTGCTGTAGAGCTTGCTACTGACTGGCGTAAAGATAAATATCTTCGCAAACTGGAAGCTATGATTCTCGTCGCCGACGCGGACCACATTCTTATTATCAGTGGTAACGGAGATGTCATCGAACCGGACGACGGCCTTGCTGCTATCGGTTCAGGCGGTCCATACGCTCTTTCCGCAGCACGGGCATTATCCCGCCACACAGATCTTTCAGCCGTTGAAATTGCAGAAAAAGCAATGGAAGTTGCAAGCGAAATCTGTGTTTACACCAATGATCACTTTGTTATCAAAACCCTCGAAAAATAA